One Burkholderia vietnamiensis LMG 10929 genomic window, TCTTCGGCTCGTTCGCGCGATCGGCGCGTCACGCTCGCTGGCGTCTGCCGCGCGCCTGCTCGACCTCACGCCGCCCGCGGTCACGCTGCGCCTGCAGCGGATGGAGGCGCGGCTCGAGGTCCGGCTCGCGGTGCGGCAGTCGAAAGGCATCGCGCTGACCGACGAAGGGCAGCGGCTGTACCAGGAAGCCGTCGCGATTCTCGAGCGCGTCGAAGCGTTGCCGCTCAGCCTCTCCGGCGATCACGGCGACGTGCAAGGCACGCTGCGCGTCGTCGCGCCGTTCGGCTTCGGGCGCAAGTACGTCGCGCGCATCGTGCGCGACGTGCAGCGTGCGCATCCGAAGCTCGAGATCTCGCTGCATCTGTCGGAGAGCCCGTTGACGAGCGCGTCGGGCGCCGATGTGGTGATCCACGTCGGCAGCCTGAAATCGTCGTCGTGGATCGGCTATCCGCTCGCACCCAACGAACGCTTCCTGTGCGCGAGCCCCGGTTACGCGCGCCGCATCGGCGCATTGAGCCATCCGTCCGACCTCGCCCGCTACGACTGCCTGTGCCTGCGCGAGAACGACGAAGACATCGTCCGCTGGCGCTTCTCGCAAGCCGGCGACGGCGAAGGCGACGCCAGGCGCTCGGCCGTGATCCGCGTGACGGGCGCGCTGTCGTCGAACGACGGCACCGTGATCACCGACTGGGCGCTCGCGGGGCTCGGCATCGTCGAACGCTCCGAATGGGACGTCGCGCCGCTGCTGGCGAGCGGCAAGCTGGTCAGGCTGCTGCCCGACTGGCATCTGCCGCCCGCGCCGGTGACCGCGCTGCTGCCGTCGCGCACGGGCCGTTCCGCGCGACAACGGGTGTTCCTCGAAGCGGCCACGCAATTTCTCGCGCCGCCGCCGTGGCGCGCGAAGGTGCCGCCGCCCGCCCATCATTAAATTGGTGTTAATGACCGATTTCCGCCGCGTTAAACCCGCGGCGAGTCGAACGCCGTAGAGTGTGTGCGTCGCCAACCATCGAGGCAACGCATCATGGGCATCCCCACCGTCACCACCCCCGCCGCACTGATCGACGTCGATCGGATGCACGCCAACATCGCGCGCCTGCACGCGCATCTGGACGCATTCGGCGTCGCGTTCCGGCCGCACGTGAAGACGACCAAGTGCCAACAGGTCGTGGACGCGCAGATCGCGGCCGGCGCGCGCGGCATCACGGTGTCGACGCTGAAGGAGGCCGAGCAGTTCTTCGCGAGCGGCGTGCGCGACATCGTCTATGCGGTCGGGATGATCCCCGCCCGGCTCCCTCAGGCGCTCGCGCTGCGCCGGCGCGGCTGCGACCTGAAGATCGTCGCC contains:
- a CDS encoding LysR family transcriptional regulator; this encodes MLDLEDLRLVRAIGASRSLASAARLLDLTPPAVTLRLQRMEARLEVRLAVRQSKGIALTDEGQRLYQEAVAILERVEALPLSLSGDHGDVQGTLRVVAPFGFGRKYVARIVRDVQRAHPKLEISLHLSESPLTSASGADVVIHVGSLKSSSWIGYPLAPNERFLCASPGYARRIGALSHPSDLARYDCLCLRENDEDIVRWRFSQAGDGEGDARRSAVIRVTGALSSNDGTVITDWALAGLGIVERSEWDVAPLLASGKLVRLLPDWHLPPAPVTALLPSRTGRSARQRVFLEAATQFLAPPPWRAKVPPPAHH